The nucleotide sequence CGCCCGAATGAGCGGATGCCCCTGCCATGGGCGTGATCGCGGTACTCCACATCGATTTCCTGAAGGGTTTCGATATGGTCCGAGACGAAGGAGATGGGCACCATCAACACCGCCTCGTGGCCGTCCGAAGCCAGCTGATCGAGCACCTCCTCGGTCCCCGGCTCCATCCATTTGACCGGACCGCTGCGACTCTGGAAGCCGATGTGCCAGGGGCGCTCTCCGACCCGCTCCATCACGCCCCGAACAGTCTCCATCACGTGCTCCAGATAGGGATCGCCGCGATCGATGAACTTCTGGGGCAGGGCGTGGGCGGAAAAGAAGATCTGCACCCCGTCGCGCATCAATTCGTGGAACTGGTTCAGCCCCTCGTTGACCTGGTGCGCCAGAGCATCGAGATAGGCGGGCCAGTCGTACCACTGCTCGACGACGGAAAACGTCAACTCCGGATAAACACGGGAGGCGGTTCTGCGAAAATCCTTGACGCTGCTGCCGGTGGTGGCGCCGGTGTAGTGGGGATACATGGAGACCACAACGGCGCGCTCGATGCCGTCGGCCGCCATCCGGCGAAGGGTCTCCTCGGCGGTAGGGTGCCAGTAGCGCATCGCCACGTAGGGGCGGAACGCCTCGCCCAGTTCCCGGGCGATCCCCTCGGCCTGGCGACCCGTCCAGTGCAGCAGCGGGGAGGCCCCGCCGATGTTGCGGTAGTTCTCCGCCACGTGCTTGGCCCGGAAGTGGGAGATCATCCGGGCGAAAGGCTTCTGCAACAGGGCGCCGAGGGGCAGCTGGATCAGGTCGCGGTCGGAAAAGAGATTATAGAGGAAAGGCTCGACCGCCTCGAGGGAGTCGGGGCCGCCCATGTTGAGCAGGACGAGGCCGATCGGTTTTTCAGAATCCATGATCAGAACGATGCTCCTGCGGCGGAAATGAAACGGGCGCGGGACTGATGCCCCGCGCCCGCCGTTGCGTTCAGGTTACTTGCGGCTGAGCCGGTGTACGCACTCGACCATGTGGATGGCGTTCTCCGGCGGCACCGTCGGCAGAATGCCGTGGCCGAGATTGAAAATGAAGCCGGGGCGGCCGGCGTTCTCGTCGAGGATGCGCTGCACCTCTTTCTCGATGTAAGGCTTCGGCGCGTAGAGGACGGTCGGATCGAGGTTGCCCTGCACCGCCACGTCGTCGCCGAGGATATCGCGGGCCTTGCCGAGGTTGACGTGCCAGTCGAGGCCGAGTACGTCGGCGCCGGCTTCCTTGACCAGTTCGAGCATGGTGCCGCCGTTCTTGACGAAGTAGATGACCGGGATGCCGTCGCGGTTCAGGCCGTCGATGAGCTGCTTGACGTAGGGGAGGATGTAGCGCTCGAAATCGTGGGGAGCCAGCAGCCCGCCCCAGGTGTCGAAGATCTGGATCGCCTGGGCCCCGGCCTCGATCTGCATGTTGAGGTAGCGCCGGTCCATCTCGGTGACCTTCTTCATCAGGGCGTCGTAGAGGGGGAAGTCGGCGTACATCATCTCCTTGAGGGAGGCGAAGTCCTTGCTCCCCTTCCCTTCGACCATGTAGCAGGCGAGGGTGAAGGGGGCCCCGCCGAAGCCGATCAGCGGCACCCGCCCCTCAAAGGCGACGCGCAGGCGCTTGATAATCGCCGGCACGTAGGGAACCGCCTCGGCCATGTCCTCGGGCACGACGAGGGCGTCGACGTCGGCGGCGGTGCGGATCGGCTTCTCGAAGACCGGCCCCGGCACGAAGTCGAGGGCCATCCCCATCGGCTCGATGGGGGTGAGGATGTCGGAGAAGAGGATCGCCGCATCTGCGTTCAGAATGTCGATAGGCTGGATGGTGACTTCCGCCGCCCGGGCCGGGTCCTTGCAAAGGTCGAGAAAGGTGCCGCCGCCCTTAGCGCGCACATCCTTGTAGCATTGAAGATAGCGGCCGGCCTGACGCATGAGCCAGACGGGAACGTAGTCGGTCGGCTGGCCCCAGCAGGCCTTGAGAAAGGTGTATTCGGACATAGGATTCCTCCTTCAGCGGGCAGTGCCCGGGAATTGATTCGTATAGCCGGGGCAGATCCTGAGACCTCCCCCGGGCGGGTTTGGAACCAGCCCCTACGGTTTCGGCGCGTTCTCCGCGGCCTCTTTTTCCATGCGCTTGCGGGTGCGAGCCGGGATGTAGTTGCAGAACGGCTCCTCGGCCATGTAGTCGCCGTAGACCGCGTCGGCCCGGGCCCGGCAGCCTCCGCAGACGTTGATGAACTCGCATTCGCCGCACTTGCCGGTGTACTTCTTGAAATCGCGCAGATCGTTGAAGGTCTTGCTGTTGAACCACAATTCCTTGAAAGGGATCTGCTTGACGTTGCCGACCGAAGAGTGGAAATAGGAGCAGGGCTTGAGGTTGCCGAAGCAGTCGATGAGGCAGATCGTCTGGGCCGCGATGCACCCCTTGCCCCCGCCGGTTGAAAAGGTCAGGGAGCGGCGCTTGAAGTCGACCCCCTCGGCCTTGGCCATCTGCGGCACGACGCGGTAGTAGTGGGGAGCGCAGGTCGGACGCATGAGGATCTCGTCCTCGTGCTTCTCCTGCTCGTAGTGCCAGGCGAGCAGTTCCTCGTAGTCGTCCTTGCTGATCAGCTCGTTCATGATCTCCTCGCCGCGACCGGTCGGGACGATCATGAACATGTACCAGGCGGTCGCCCCGAGGCCCTTGGCGACCTTGAAAGTGGCGGCGATATCGTTCTGGTTGCGCTTGGTGAAGGAGGAGTTGACGAGAAACTTGATGCCGTTGCGCTTCAGGGTCTCGGCACCGCGCACCGTCCCCTCGAAGGCGCCGGGGCAGTTGCGGAAATCGTCGTGGACCTGGGCGTTCGAGCCGTCGAGGGAGAGGGAGACCATCTTGATGTCCGCCTCCTTCATCTTCTGGCAGACCTCGTCGGTGATCAGGGTGCCGTTGGTCGCCATGCACATGCGCAGGCCCTTGTCGGTTCCGTAGCGGGCGATCTCCCAGATGTCCTTGCGCAGCAGCGGCTCGCCCCCGGAGAGGACCATCACCGGCATGCTGACCTCGCAGATATCGTCAATCAGCTTGTAGGCTTCCTCGGTGGTGAAATCCCCCTCGGCCGATTCCATGTCCGAGGAGCAGCGGCAGTGAACGCAGTTCAGGTTGCAGCGCTGGGTCGTCTCCCAGGCAATCCATTTGGGGATGAAGTCTTGTTCTTTCACTGACATTTGCGATCCTTTATGAAGATAGGATTCAAAGTGAGTTCAAGCAATGAGTGAAATCTTACACCAGACGGGTCAACAATGACAAGAAAATAGGATCAATAGGCCCTGTCCCGAAGCGCCGAGGGGGAAAAGCCCTAATACAAAAAACCATTCCTTTTGTTCAAGAAACAAAAAAAGCGGACCGCTTGGGATCCGCTTTTTTATTTCTACTGAGCCGGAAACCCGGTCAGGAGTTGACGGCCGCTGTGGCCGTCCCGGAGGCGAAAAGTTCGTCGAATATCTCCTGCACCGTGGTGATCCGGTCGGCCTTCCAGGCGTTGGTTCCGCAGAAAACCAGGCCGGTCTCCACATCGCCGCGCTGGGCGCGGTCGAGGGCGTGGACGATGCAGAAGCGCTCCTGGCCCGCCTTGTAGGTACACTTCTTCAGGCAACCGGAGGGACACTTGACGCCCAAATCGACATCCCGCTGACGGACCTGCTCGATGTTTCCCTTGATGGCCCGCCCGGGAAGTCCGGCAGGGCTCATGATCAGGCCGATATCCTCCTGCCGGCAGTCGAGATACGTCTGCTTGAAGGCATCCGATGCGTCGCATTCCTCGGTGCAAACAAAGCGACTGGCCATCTGAACCCCGTCGCTGCCCTGCTCCAGAGCGTGAAGAAGGTCCGCCCTGTCCCAGACGCCCCCGGCGGCGATGACCGGCACCTCGACCTGCCACTTCTCCCGGAAATAGGCTTTCACCCCCCGCACCGTGGCGTACTGGTCGTAATCTCCGGAGCCGATCTTCTCCAACTTTTCACCGAGATGCCCGCCGGCGGTATCGGGGTCTTCCACCACCACGGCGTCGGGAAACCGATCGAAACCCTTCTTCCACTTGCGAACGATGAGTTCGGCGGCCTTGACCGAGGAGACGATGGGCACCAGGGCCACATCCGGCCACTCGGCGGTCAACTCGGGCAGGTTCATGGGAAGACCGGCGCCGCTGACGATAACCTTGGCTCCGGCCTCGCAGGACGCCCGCACAATCTCGTTATAGTTGGTCACCGCCACCATGCAGTTGGTCCCGACGACGCCGTCCGGAGCGATTTCATAGGCCTTGCGGATCTCGTCCTTGAGCGCCAGGGGGTCTGCAGTGAAAAAGTTCTTGCCGTCGTAATGGGGGCTGTTGAGGCTGATGCCGGCGGTGGCGATCAGGCCGATTCCGCCACAGCGGGCCACGTGCCCCGCGAGGTTGCCCGCGGAGATGCGAACTCCCATCCCCCCCTGAACAAGAGGGAAGGGGACAGTATGTTTTCCAATGGTCAAGGGCTTCATAATACACCTTTCCTGGCGAAGACTGTCTGTTTAGAGGGGCGCCAAAACAGTCTCCATCCTAGCAGGGACAAGCCGATTTTAATGTAATAGTTGTGTAAAAATCCCCTTGTCCCCCCTCGACAAGGGATGGTAAAGAGGTGCTATGAAACTTTTCGGTCGCATCGTCAGCCCCCTGATGACCTTTATCGGCATCCAGCTCGTCTGGATTATGGTGGTCATCTTCTGGGTCTCCTGGTTCATGGGAAGCCACCGGCGTTTGCGCCTGCTGGCCGAAAAGTACAGCCCCGAACTGCTTCAGGGCGGGATCGACTGGTTCATCCTGGTCGAAGGCCTGGTCCTGCTGGGCGCCATCCTGGTCGGGGTCTACGTGATTTTCCTCTACTGGCGCCGCCAGGTGGCCCTGAACCGGGCCCAGCGCGACTTCGTCGCCCAGGTCACCCATGAACTCAAATCGCCCCTGGCCTCGCTGAAGTTGCATCTGGAAACGATCCGCCGCCACCACCCCTCGCCGGAAAAGATGGAGACCTTTCTCGATACCATGCTGGCCGACACCGAGCGACTGGACGACCTGACCAACAACATGCTCAGCGCCAACAAGGTCGGCCAGCGGGGGATCCGGCTCACCCTCCGCCCCTGCGACCTCTCCGACCTGGTCACCGGCTATTTTCGCCCCCGCCAGTTCGCGCTGCCCAAAGCGGGCACCATGAAC is from Desulfuromonas sp. and encodes:
- the hemH gene encoding ferrochelatase → MDSEKPIGLVLLNMGGPDSLEAVEPFLYNLFSDRDLIQLPLGALLQKPFARMISHFRAKHVAENYRNIGGASPLLHWTGRQAEGIARELGEAFRPYVAMRYWHPTAEETLRRMAADGIERAVVVSMYPHYTGATTGSSVKDFRRTASRVYPELTFSVVEQWYDWPAYLDALAHQVNEGLNQFHELMRDGVQIFFSAHALPQKFIDRGDPYLEHVMETVRGVMERVGERPWHIGFQSRSGPVKWMEPGTEEVLDQLASDGHEAVLMVPISFVSDHIETLQEIDVEYRDHAHGRGIRSFGRSPSLNDHPLFISAMADLVRSNLEDGA
- the hemE gene encoding uroporphyrinogen decarboxylase, with protein sequence MSEYTFLKACWGQPTDYVPVWLMRQAGRYLQCYKDVRAKGGGTFLDLCKDPARAAEVTIQPIDILNADAAILFSDILTPIEPMGMALDFVPGPVFEKPIRTAADVDALVVPEDMAEAVPYVPAIIKRLRVAFEGRVPLIGFGGAPFTLACYMVEGKGSKDFASLKEMMYADFPLYDALMKKVTEMDRRYLNMQIEAGAQAIQIFDTWGGLLAPHDFERYILPYVKQLIDGLNRDGIPVIYFVKNGGTMLELVKEAGADVLGLDWHVNLGKARDILGDDVAVQGNLDPTVLYAPKPYIEKEVQRILDENAGRPGFIFNLGHGILPTVPPENAIHMVECVHRLSRK
- a CDS encoding radical SAM protein, yielding MSVKEQDFIPKWIAWETTQRCNLNCVHCRCSSDMESAEGDFTTEEAYKLIDDICEVSMPVMVLSGGEPLLRKDIWEIARYGTDKGLRMCMATNGTLITDEVCQKMKEADIKMVSLSLDGSNAQVHDDFRNCPGAFEGTVRGAETLKRNGIKFLVNSSFTKRNQNDIAATFKVAKGLGATAWYMFMIVPTGRGEEIMNELISKDDYEELLAWHYEQEKHEDEILMRPTCAPHYYRVVPQMAKAEGVDFKRRSLTFSTGGGKGCIAAQTICLIDCFGNLKPCSYFHSSVGNVKQIPFKELWFNSKTFNDLRDFKKYTGKCGECEFINVCGGCRARADAVYGDYMAEEPFCNYIPARTRKRMEKEAAENAPKP
- a CDS encoding nitronate monooxygenase family protein encodes the protein MKPLTIGKHTVPFPLVQGGMGVRISAGNLAGHVARCGGIGLIATAGISLNSPHYDGKNFFTADPLALKDEIRKAYEIAPDGVVGTNCMVAVTNYNEIVRASCEAGAKVIVSGAGLPMNLPELTAEWPDVALVPIVSSVKAAELIVRKWKKGFDRFPDAVVVEDPDTAGGHLGEKLEKIGSGDYDQYATVRGVKAYFREKWQVEVPVIAAGGVWDRADLLHALEQGSDGVQMASRFVCTEECDASDAFKQTYLDCRQEDIGLIMSPAGLPGRAIKGNIEQVRQRDVDLGVKCPSGCLKKCTYKAGQERFCIVHALDRAQRGDVETGLVFCGTNAWKADRITTVQEIFDELFASGTATAAVNS
- a CDS encoding HAMP domain-containing sensor histidine kinase codes for the protein MKLFGRIVSPLMTFIGIQLVWIMVVIFWVSWFMGSHRRLRLLAEKYSPELLQGGIDWFILVEGLVLLGAILVGVYVIFLYWRRQVALNRAQRDFVAQVTHELKSPLASLKLHLETIRRHHPSPEKMETFLDTMLADTERLDDLTNNMLSANKVGQRGIRLTLRPCDLSDLVTGYFRPRQFALPKAGTMNLDIAPGLFARVDKESLETVFRNLMENALLYASGPPVIRVTMEREGTFAHFTFSDQGMGIAKRDQKKVFRMFYRVRQTGKTIRGSGLGLFIVRALVRLHRGKVWLESSGEGRGTAIHILLPLIDPAEAEGTP